A portion of the Pseudoalteromonas luteoviolacea genome contains these proteins:
- a CDS encoding S8 family serine peptidase, which yields MKTKLTALTLALTPLLAFTSHAAVQIQSTTKTVDNSVLVVFKDNASVAMRAQARQLVKARISDNNADEKDDNYNHILKGRLAKFDLSAVSPKEAIKLLEDHPAVAYVEPNYMVQALAIPDDSLFDQLWGLNNTGQTGGTNDADINAPEAWDISVGSRDVIVGVIDTGVDYTHQDLSANMWINPGEIAGDGVDNDGNGYVDDVYGINAITDSGDPMDDQGHGTHVSGTIGATGNNTTGVVGVNHEVSIVGCKFLNSSGSGSTSDAIKCIDYMVGLKNSGHNVSILNNSWGGGGFSQALYDSITASEQAGILFVAAAGNSARDNDVSPGYPSSYDHDSILAVASTTHTDNMSSFSQWGLQSVDLGAPGSDILSTVPGGGYSSYSGTSMATPHVAGAAALALAVNPSLTTLELKNLLMQSGKPIADLEGKTVSGKRLDVHQALIDADPEPGFRVIASPVAQEITAGDTANYELTFSSIANWQGEIALTAAGDLNGVTLSKTTVTPGETAILSVPTTAETQWGAYNFTVNATSGQLSQQKQVALSVLPQGLRDFTYENTTSVDIPDNAAEGAISKINIVDPITIFGSSTALNINHSYIGDLLVTLTSPSGTVATLHNRSGGGTDDIVGNFASDAFNGEVATGEWTLKVVDNAAVDTGTLNNWSVTLTGVGEVSDQPPVAGFNFSRDGLDVTFTNTSTDVNDDIVSAAWDFGDGNTSDQLNPLHTFAASGDYDVTLTVTDSKGHTHSITQTVSVSSDSPQLEVVRANKTRLGSIRVELRWSGSNADQVSIYRDGEIIKTVNNTGKFRDYSRNAAATSYTYKLCQAGDICSPEVTVNFQ from the coding sequence ATGAAAACTAAACTTACAGCTTTAACTCTGGCGCTCACGCCTTTGCTCGCTTTTACTTCTCATGCGGCAGTACAAATTCAATCTACAACAAAAACTGTTGATAACAGTGTACTGGTTGTGTTCAAAGACAATGCTAGCGTAGCCATGCGAGCACAAGCTCGCCAACTGGTAAAAGCACGTATCTCAGACAATAATGCTGACGAAAAAGATGACAATTACAATCATATTTTAAAAGGCCGCTTAGCTAAATTTGATCTCAGTGCAGTATCGCCAAAAGAAGCCATTAAGTTACTTGAAGACCATCCCGCAGTTGCTTATGTAGAGCCAAACTATATGGTCCAAGCTCTGGCAATTCCAGATGACAGCCTGTTTGATCAGCTATGGGGCCTAAACAATACCGGACAAACTGGTGGTACAAACGATGCAGACATCAATGCGCCTGAAGCATGGGATATTAGTGTCGGTTCTCGTGATGTAATTGTCGGGGTTATTGATACTGGTGTTGACTATACACACCAAGACCTAAGCGCAAATATGTGGATAAACCCTGGCGAAATCGCAGGCGATGGGGTCGATAATGATGGTAACGGGTATGTCGATGACGTGTATGGTATCAATGCCATTACTGACAGCGGCGACCCAATGGATGACCAAGGTCACGGTACACACGTATCGGGGACGATTGGCGCAACAGGCAACAATACAACAGGGGTTGTCGGTGTTAACCACGAAGTCTCTATTGTCGGTTGTAAATTCTTGAACTCTTCAGGCAGTGGTTCAACATCTGATGCAATCAAATGTATTGATTACATGGTCGGTTTAAAGAATTCAGGCCACAATGTCAGTATCTTAAATAACAGCTGGGGCGGCGGCGGCTTTAGCCAAGCATTATATGACTCAATCACCGCCAGTGAACAAGCTGGTATCTTATTTGTCGCAGCAGCTGGTAACAGTGCTAGAGACAATGACGTATCACCTGGCTACCCGTCAAGCTATGACCATGACAGCATTCTTGCGGTTGCTTCGACAACTCACACAGATAATATGTCTTCATTCTCGCAATGGGGCCTTCAGTCTGTGGATTTAGGTGCACCAGGTAGTGATATACTATCGACTGTACCTGGTGGCGGATACTCTTCGTATTCTGGTACATCCATGGCCACACCTCATGTCGCTGGTGCCGCAGCTTTAGCGTTAGCAGTTAACCCTAGTCTAACGACACTTGAACTTAAAAACCTATTAATGCAATCAGGTAAGCCTATTGCTGACTTAGAAGGTAAAACAGTATCTGGTAAACGTCTAGACGTACATCAAGCGCTTATTGACGCAGATCCAGAGCCTGGTTTTAGAGTCATTGCTTCACCCGTTGCACAAGAAATCACAGCTGGTGATACTGCAAACTACGAGTTAACATTCAGCTCTATTGCAAACTGGCAAGGTGAGATTGCCTTGACGGCAGCAGGCGATTTAAATGGCGTAACACTCTCAAAAACAACGGTTACACCGGGTGAGACTGCAATACTGAGCGTGCCAACCACTGCAGAAACACAATGGGGCGCTTATAACTTCACAGTAAACGCCACATCAGGTCAGCTTAGCCAACAGAAACAGGTAGCGCTTTCAGTACTTCCGCAAGGTCTGCGCGACTTTACCTATGAGAATACAACGAGTGTTGATATCCCTGACAATGCAGCAGAAGGAGCGATATCGAAAATCAATATTGTCGATCCCATCACTATCTTCGGTTCAAGCACCGCATTGAATATCAACCACTCCTATATTGGTGACCTATTAGTTACACTTACATCACCAAGTGGTACCGTTGCAACACTGCACAATCGCAGCGGTGGTGGTACAGATGATATCGTCGGTAATTTCGCCTCTGACGCCTTCAATGGTGAGGTAGCGACGGGTGAGTGGACTTTAAAAGTCGTAGATAATGCAGCGGTTGATACAGGTACGTTAAATAACTGGTCAGTGACTTTAACTGGTGTAGGTGAAGTATCAGATCAACCCCCTGTCGCTGGTTTCAATTTCTCACGTGACGGACTAGATGTCACATTCACAAATACCAGTACAGATGTGAATGATGATATTGTGAGTGCAGCTTGGGATTTTGGTGACGGCAACACAAGCGACCAGCTAAACCCTTTACATACTTTTGCAGCATCTGGTGATTACGATGTTACATTAACTGTTACTGACAGTAAGGGCCACACGCATAGTATCACTCAAACAGTGTCTGTTAGCTCAGATAGCCCACAACTTGAAGTCGTCAGAGCAAATAAAACACGATTAGGGTCAATTCGTGTTGAATTGCGTTGGAGTGGTTCAAACGCAGATCAAGTCTCTATTTATCGTGATGGGGAAATAATCAAAACGGTGAATAACACTGGTAAGTTCCGTGATTACTCACGTAATGCAGCTGCAACCAGTTATACCTATAAGTTATGCCAAGCAGGTGATATATGTTCTCCTGAAGTTACCGTTAACTTTCAATAA
- a CDS encoding RNA polymerase sigma factor has protein sequence MDIESQLIQLVESAKAGDKKAFSALVTRLSGVVSSIALAITKDVAHSEDVSQKVFIKAWHKLGELKSNASILPWIRQLTRYTAINHLRDQGAVSHKQVSSAQADLVLQQIVDGANELDDMLIKKQQSALLYHFLEKLPDESKEAVLLYYREGQSTAHVSTLLGISESALRKRLERVRTQLKSQMMANYGKLILATAPVGLSSLVLSITVTSTPVAAATFSAATQSQASWLWKLVSILGGAAAGGMMALLANDIGAKRALKYFDDPDEIARLHRARRVTNAWIIVSALLMVLAYQFSAGWLFPTLSYLFLLIGVTRFTVTMAAANKLRIMKQAQDDDIAYKQLSKQNKFGMLGWGFGVIGGTAGLLWGFELSGRFAQWI, from the coding sequence ATGGATATTGAAAGTCAACTTATTCAATTGGTTGAGAGTGCAAAAGCGGGTGATAAAAAAGCATTTTCTGCTTTGGTTACGCGGCTATCTGGCGTGGTGAGTAGTATTGCATTGGCAATCACTAAAGATGTGGCGCACAGTGAAGATGTCAGTCAAAAGGTGTTTATTAAGGCATGGCACAAGCTGGGAGAGTTAAAGAGTAACGCCAGCATTTTACCTTGGATAAGACAGTTAACACGTTACACCGCCATCAACCACCTTCGTGATCAAGGGGCTGTATCACATAAACAGGTGAGTTCTGCGCAGGCTGATCTAGTGCTACAACAAATAGTTGATGGGGCAAATGAGTTAGATGATATGCTGATTAAGAAGCAGCAATCAGCGCTGCTGTACCATTTCTTAGAGAAGTTACCTGATGAGAGTAAAGAGGCTGTGTTACTTTATTATCGAGAAGGCCAGAGTACAGCGCATGTGAGTACCTTATTGGGGATAAGTGAAAGCGCGCTGAGAAAGCGTTTAGAGCGCGTTCGTACCCAGCTTAAAAGTCAAATGATGGCGAACTATGGCAAGCTAATTTTAGCGACAGCGCCAGTTGGGCTGTCATCATTGGTTTTATCCATTACTGTGACCTCCACACCAGTGGCAGCGGCGACGTTCAGTGCTGCGACACAATCTCAAGCATCATGGCTATGGAAGCTTGTGAGTATTCTCGGTGGGGCCGCGGCTGGTGGAATGATGGCACTACTTGCCAATGATATAGGAGCAAAGAGAGCACTTAAATACTTTGATGACCCAGACGAGATTGCAAGGCTACATCGTGCCCGAAGGGTAACCAATGCATGGATCATTGTCAGTGCTCTGCTGATGGTGCTGGCTTATCAATTTAGTGCAGGTTGGCTATTTCCTACCTTGAGCTATTTATTTTTATTGATTGGCGTGACTCGGTTTACTGTGACCATGGCTGCAGCAAATAAGCTGCGGATCATGAAGCAGGCACAAGATGATGATATTGCGTATAAACAACTCTCAAAGCAAAATAAATTTGGGATGTTAGGTTGGGGCTTTGGCGTCATTGGAGGCACTGCGGGATTACTTTGGGGGTTTGAATTGAGTGGTCGCTTTGCGCAGTGGATATGA
- a CDS encoding flavin reductase family protein, with amino-acid sequence MILDFKELSPNHVYHTLTQTVVPRPIAWVLSKTAKGTLNLAPFSYFTAISSDPAILMYAVGQKPTGEYKDSVINVEATEELVIHIADSTLAHEVTQSAASLPNDESELDLLDLSLVEFPGSSLPRLEKAKVAFACKLHKVVEMGELPMKLVFVEVKHAYIDDNIVQLDDKGRSKMDALKLDPLARLGGAEFASLGEVFKSARPK; translated from the coding sequence ATGATTTTAGATTTTAAGGAATTATCTCCAAATCATGTTTACCATACATTGACTCAAACTGTCGTGCCTAGACCAATCGCTTGGGTATTATCAAAAACAGCAAAGGGCACACTTAATTTGGCGCCTTTCTCTTATTTTACTGCGATTAGTTCAGACCCAGCCATACTTATGTATGCAGTTGGTCAAAAGCCTACTGGTGAATATAAAGACTCCGTCATTAATGTTGAGGCGACAGAGGAGTTAGTGATCCATATTGCGGACAGCACTCTAGCGCATGAAGTAACGCAATCAGCGGCTTCACTACCCAATGATGAGTCTGAACTTGACCTACTTGATTTATCTTTAGTTGAATTTCCAGGGTCGTCATTACCAAGGTTAGAAAAAGCCAAAGTTGCATTCGCTTGTAAGCTGCATAAGGTGGTAGAAATGGGTGAGCTGCCAATGAAGTTAGTCTTTGTAGAAGTAAAGCACGCTTATATTGACGATAATATTGTACAGCTTGATGATAAAGGTCGCAGTAAAATGGATGCATTAAAACTTGACCCATTAGCGCGGTTAGGCGGTGCTGAGTTTGCAAGTCTAGGTGAGGTGTTTAAATCTGCACGGCCAAAATAA
- a CDS encoding hybrid sensor histidine kinase/response regulator — MKYLIEGCLLLLIWFFGSQAIDGYFLAQHQQQELQIKRQLQGVATELSLETFSAMDRNVYHFDRHAHKQLEFERLINELERNERLNTELSSALGSFKNTIDTYMQLASMLKTSYRYIAKLELEKAEFSPDVQALLSRVIALISNLHMTNSLPVIEQVNRELSVLVPQIKNLEANLPRLRVLRLHIEFVLDNALKASNLLVPIQQSNISTVILRDINALVRSTDESRWQMMRAVFMLLCVVFLLIILALARLLIDLKQANMMANQAAETKSLFVSNMSHEIRTPMNGILGLTDILLTTELTGVQRNYLEKVRFSANALTTIINDILDFSKIESKKLHIERVPFQFEDLLDNLRSLITPLANTKGVKLVFDLAPTLSKQYVGDPVRINQIMLNFASNAVKFTEDGSITLSVQQEKQEGDTCWVSISITDTGIGIAPDKVDMLFERFTQAESSTTRKYGGTGLGLTICKLLTELMGGLLEVESELGKGSKFTVKLPLCVITEEVEESEQIQLSGSILIVEDDPIYLEISQNIARSIGLEVTGVSNGDDACIALRERKFDILLVDWILPDCHANELLAKLGGDSCLPERVVVYTAHTRESIKTESDFPILYKPLLKRDLIDALSEAKQISQSASAAPRPAEAAIHAVSKSGCSTKPDTPSSDILQGGCMRVLLVEDNEINRIVALKLLSRITGVAVEVAEDGQSAVDIITHKKADFDIVFMDIQMPVMDGVEATKRIREVYSVEQLKIVALTANVMQSEVDKYLEIGMNGHLGKPFKMDELEAVFKQHMTELNL; from the coding sequence GTGAAATATTTAATAGAAGGGTGTTTATTGCTGTTAATTTGGTTTTTTGGTTCGCAAGCCATTGACGGGTATTTTCTTGCACAGCATCAGCAGCAGGAGTTACAGATTAAGCGGCAACTGCAAGGGGTTGCCACTGAATTATCGTTAGAAACATTTTCTGCAATGGACCGTAATGTTTACCATTTTGATAGGCATGCACACAAGCAACTTGAATTTGAACGTTTGATCAATGAGCTTGAGCGCAATGAAAGGCTAAATACAGAGCTCTCAAGTGCCTTGGGGTCATTCAAAAATACCATTGATACCTATATGCAATTGGCCTCGATGTTGAAAACTTCTTATCGTTATATCGCCAAGTTAGAGTTAGAAAAAGCAGAGTTTAGCCCCGATGTACAAGCTTTACTAAGTCGCGTCATCGCATTAATATCAAACTTACACATGACGAACTCATTGCCCGTGATAGAGCAAGTTAACCGCGAGCTGTCAGTATTAGTGCCTCAAATTAAAAACTTAGAAGCTAATCTACCACGCCTTAGAGTACTGCGTTTACATATCGAATTTGTATTAGATAATGCGCTCAAGGCCTCAAATCTACTTGTGCCAATTCAGCAAAGTAATATATCAACCGTGATCTTGCGAGATATTAATGCGCTGGTGCGTTCAACGGATGAATCAAGATGGCAAATGATGCGCGCAGTATTTATGCTGCTTTGCGTTGTTTTTTTATTGATTATTCTCGCGTTAGCAAGGCTATTAATTGACCTTAAACAAGCTAATATGATGGCGAATCAAGCTGCCGAAACTAAGTCTCTGTTTGTATCAAATATGTCCCATGAAATACGCACTCCTATGAATGGTATTTTGGGGCTGACAGATATTCTTTTAACGACAGAGCTGACAGGGGTTCAGCGAAATTACTTAGAAAAAGTACGCTTTTCAGCCAATGCACTCACAACCATCATTAATGATATTTTGGACTTTTCAAAAATCGAATCTAAGAAATTGCATATTGAGCGTGTACCTTTTCAATTTGAAGACTTATTAGATAATTTGCGCTCTTTAATTACACCACTTGCAAATACCAAAGGGGTTAAGCTGGTTTTCGATTTAGCCCCCACACTGAGTAAACAGTATGTTGGCGATCCGGTTAGAATTAACCAAATCATGCTGAACTTTGCATCGAATGCAGTCAAGTTTACTGAAGATGGTTCTATTACTCTGAGTGTACAGCAAGAAAAACAGGAAGGAGATACTTGCTGGGTATCCATTTCTATAACGGATACCGGCATTGGCATTGCTCCAGATAAAGTCGACATGTTGTTCGAACGATTTACTCAGGCGGAGTCCTCTACAACCCGTAAGTATGGAGGGACTGGATTGGGACTGACGATTTGTAAACTGTTAACAGAGCTTATGGGAGGGCTGTTAGAGGTAGAGAGTGAACTTGGGAAAGGATCAAAGTTTACAGTCAAATTACCGCTTTGTGTGATAACTGAGGAGGTAGAGGAATCTGAGCAAATTCAGTTGTCTGGTTCGATATTAATTGTTGAAGATGACCCGATTTATTTAGAGATCAGCCAAAATATTGCACGTTCAATAGGGTTAGAAGTTACCGGAGTGAGTAATGGCGATGATGCATGTATCGCATTGCGTGAACGCAAGTTTGATATACTTCTGGTGGATTGGATTTTACCAGACTGCCATGCCAATGAGTTACTTGCAAAGTTGGGGGGGGATAGTTGCTTACCCGAACGCGTTGTGGTTTACACTGCGCATACACGAGAGAGTATTAAAACAGAGTCTGACTTTCCTATTCTATATAAACCGTTACTAAAAAGAGATTTAATTGATGCGTTGAGTGAGGCGAAACAAATCAGTCAGTCAGCAAGTGCGGCGCCTAGGCCAGCAGAGGCCGCTATTCATGCTGTAAGTAAGTCAGGTTGTAGCACTAAACCGGATACGCCAAGTTCAGATATCTTACAAGGTGGCTGTATGCGTGTTTTATTAGTGGAGGACAACGAAATTAATCGCATTGTTGCGCTAAAATTGCTCAGTCGTATTACTGGTGTGGCAGTGGAGGTGGCTGAGGATGGTCAAAGCGCTGTTGATATAATCACCCATAAAAAAGCGGACTTTGATATTGTGTTTATGGATATTCAAATGCCAGTTATGGATGGGGTTGAAGCGACAAAACGAATTCGAGAAGTGTACTCTGTTGAGCAGTTGAAAATTGTTGCTCTGACAGCCAATGTCATGCAATCAGAAGTGGATAAATACCTAGAGATTGGTATGAATGGCCATCTTGGCAAGCCATTTAAAATGGATGAGTTGGAAGCAGTGTTTAAGCAACATATGACAGAACTAAACTTATAA
- a CDS encoding SDR family oxidoreductase: MTQSVLVTGSNSGFGYLFANTFVRHGFKVVGTMRDPQGHNASIANELKSNGIMVVDIDVTDDNSVNEGVALAIEKAGHIDIVINNAGVGTLGWQDSFDIDDFKKVFDINVFGVQRMTRAILGHMKQRGSGTLLQVSSILGQFVLPFLGSYNATKHAVEGLAENYRVELSQFGIQSLIVQPGGFGTDFGANLLRSSDQAVTVSYGEFADAPEKMWAGTEAGHDADNAPSPQMVADAVLTLLQTPATQRPFRTTVDGTGLNPVIEATNQAREAAMQHIYKLYDMAHLLDLKQG; encoded by the coding sequence ATGACACAATCTGTTTTAGTTACTGGTTCTAACAGTGGTTTTGGTTACCTGTTCGCAAATACCTTTGTACGCCACGGTTTTAAAGTTGTTGGCACTATGCGTGATCCACAAGGTCATAATGCTTCCATTGCCAACGAACTCAAATCTAACGGCATCATGGTTGTCGACATTGACGTCACCGATGATAACAGCGTCAATGAAGGCGTTGCGCTGGCCATCGAAAAAGCAGGGCACATCGACATTGTTATCAATAACGCGGGTGTCGGTACTCTCGGCTGGCAAGACAGTTTCGATATTGATGACTTTAAAAAAGTATTCGATATCAATGTATTTGGTGTACAGCGTATGACACGCGCTATTTTAGGACATATGAAGCAACGGGGTAGTGGCACTTTGCTCCAAGTTTCAAGTATTTTAGGCCAATTTGTCCTCCCCTTTTTAGGCTCATATAATGCCACCAAACATGCCGTTGAAGGGTTAGCTGAAAACTATCGCGTTGAACTGTCACAATTTGGTATTCAATCACTGATCGTACAACCGGGCGGATTTGGTACTGACTTTGGCGCAAACCTGCTGCGCTCAAGTGACCAAGCCGTCACAGTAAGTTATGGAGAATTTGCAGATGCGCCCGAAAAAATGTGGGCAGGTACAGAAGCTGGACACGATGCAGACAACGCGCCAAGTCCACAAATGGTCGCAGATGCAGTGTTGACCTTACTACAAACGCCAGCAACACAACGCCCATTTAGAACCACTGTCGATGGTACTGGACTTAACCCTGTGATCGAAGCCACTAACCAAGCAAGAGAAGCAGCTATGCAACATATTTACAAGCTGTATGACATGGCACATTTACTTGACTTAAAGCAAGGCTAG
- a CDS encoding ATP-binding protein — protein MRVKYRTTPWFVPAISAVLVLAILLYFSMLEQSKLIDNALFEIKEQRAWQTEVIAEQIEQRLQYASNSSERLGKALQARLKQGDSNTKAQLSALIQPHPDGSLRTRPSGFDGQHQAGIYLPPGTALSTLHSEQLLTAKQTVETFGQGALSNQFSDTWFMGPSGGIVIYWPEEPNFVFKAPDGFSYKGTPWLVPDVAPGTYWTPLIEDPISGLLMLSAVTPVYLNGKWQGNVGHDITLQSLLDNAKLLKGDPQSAFILLNEQSDIVASDMANLLNADTQMNFQILEHGIWYEAYQKLWSHDESYFAYQSRLFTISVIKSQGWVLMTSMPLQPAIQKIEQAFTALQTMAFISIAAEVIILTLLFAYFHRKNKAYVKHLKDISHTLAQEKLRYETLVDRIPSIVYRCKNDKYWTMMYLNGAIGSATGYQADDFIQNKALAFADIIYPDDQGMVWQVIQDELESTGRFKVIYRIIHRVDGIRWMIERGGYSEDKESIEGVITDITELKETEQKLQISNMTLDEKVALKTKELQVANQALTDKTDKLQNSLQVLQQTQNELVEAEKMASMTSMVVGMAHEINTPLGNIATAESVICSKLESLQKMIQNGQLKKSELINTLGVIEQSLHSNHTSLEKLLGLSEKFQSLGYRHEFDTERTAFSLAELCRQIIEKYTRQFALNKIEYSLNVDPAITLYGPAEAMDEVLSKLIDNSIKYGFASSCGGCIEISAQLKANEEQLVQLNYSDNGCGIESAMASHIFIPFAAQALGAGSSGLGLSRVYNIIKNEFAGKIELKTQQKQGTSFVILCPAKPSSLL, from the coding sequence ATGCGCGTAAAGTATCGCACTACTCCTTGGTTTGTTCCTGCCATTTCTGCAGTATTGGTATTAGCTATCTTGCTTTACTTTAGTATGTTAGAGCAGTCTAAATTGATAGACAATGCGCTTTTTGAAATAAAAGAGCAGCGTGCATGGCAAACAGAAGTAATTGCAGAGCAAATTGAACAAAGGCTGCAATATGCGTCAAACTCATCTGAGAGATTAGGCAAAGCGCTGCAAGCTCGCCTTAAGCAAGGTGACTCCAATACTAAGGCACAATTATCTGCACTGATTCAACCTCACCCTGATGGTTCACTGCGAACACGACCAAGTGGCTTTGATGGGCAGCATCAAGCGGGTATTTATCTCCCCCCCGGTACAGCGCTTTCAACACTCCATTCAGAACAGCTTTTAACGGCCAAGCAAACGGTGGAAACATTTGGTCAAGGGGCTCTGTCAAATCAGTTTTCAGATACCTGGTTTATGGGCCCATCGGGCGGCATAGTTATCTATTGGCCTGAAGAACCTAACTTTGTATTTAAAGCCCCTGATGGGTTTAGTTATAAAGGGACTCCTTGGTTGGTGCCAGACGTGGCACCAGGTACTTATTGGACGCCCTTAATCGAAGATCCTATCTCTGGGTTATTAATGCTCTCGGCGGTAACACCTGTGTATCTTAATGGTAAATGGCAAGGAAATGTTGGTCATGACATTACATTGCAAAGCCTATTGGATAACGCGAAGTTGTTAAAAGGAGATCCTCAGAGTGCGTTTATTTTGCTGAATGAGCAAAGTGACATTGTTGCCTCTGATATGGCAAATTTACTGAATGCTGATACGCAAATGAACTTTCAGATTTTAGAGCATGGCATTTGGTATGAAGCGTACCAAAAACTTTGGTCGCATGATGAATCGTATTTTGCTTATCAGTCACGGCTCTTTACCATCTCTGTAATTAAATCTCAAGGTTGGGTTTTAATGACGTCAATGCCATTGCAACCGGCTATACAAAAAATTGAACAAGCGTTTACTGCACTGCAAACTATGGCATTTATTAGCATTGCTGCTGAAGTGATTATTTTAACTTTATTGTTTGCCTATTTTCATCGCAAAAATAAAGCCTATGTTAAGCACCTCAAAGACATCTCACATACTTTAGCGCAGGAAAAGTTGCGTTATGAAACCTTAGTCGATCGAATTCCGTCAATAGTATACCGTTGTAAGAATGATAAATATTGGACCATGATGTATTTAAATGGCGCCATTGGCTCGGCGACAGGGTATCAGGCAGATGATTTTATTCAAAATAAAGCCTTGGCATTTGCGGACATCATTTATCCAGATGATCAAGGTATGGTGTGGCAGGTTATTCAAGATGAGCTTGAGTCAACGGGGCGTTTTAAAGTGATTTATCGAATCATCCATCGTGTTGATGGGATCCGTTGGATGATTGAGCGTGGTGGCTACAGTGAAGACAAAGAGAGTATTGAAGGTGTGATCACCGATATTACGGAATTAAAGGAAACTGAGCAGAAATTACAAATATCCAATATGACGCTCGATGAAAAGGTTGCTCTAAAAACCAAAGAGTTGCAGGTGGCCAATCAAGCGCTCACAGATAAAACAGACAAGTTACAAAACTCATTGCAGGTATTGCAGCAAACACAGAATGAACTGGTAGAGGCAGAAAAAATGGCTTCAATGACCAGTATGGTTGTAGGTATGGCGCATGAGATTAATACGCCGCTTGGCAATATTGCTACAGCAGAATCTGTGATCTGCTCAAAGTTAGAAAGTTTGCAGAAAATGATACAAAATGGGCAACTCAAAAAGTCTGAGCTGATAAATACACTGGGTGTGATTGAGCAAAGTTTACACTCAAACCATACGAGTTTGGAAAAATTACTTGGATTGAGCGAAAAATTTCAGAGTTTAGGTTATCGACATGAGTTTGATACTGAGCGTACTGCGTTTTCATTAGCTGAACTATGTCGTCAAATTATTGAGAAATATACTCGGCAATTTGCATTAAACAAGATTGAATACAGCTTGAATGTTGATCCTGCAATTACTTTATATGGTCCAGCTGAAGCCATGGATGAAGTGTTAAGTAAGTTGATAGATAACTCAATCAAATATGGTTTTGCTTCATCTTGTGGGGGCTGTATAGAGATATCAGCTCAGCTTAAAGCAAATGAAGAACAGCTTGTGCAGCTGAATTATAGTGACAATGGGTGTGGTATTGAGTCTGCTATGGCCAGCCATATTTTTATACCGTTTGCAGCTCAGGCGCTCGGAGCAGGCAGTAGTGGACTTGGCTTATCTCGAGTGTATAACATCATCAAAAATGAGTTTGCTGGCAAAATTGAATTGAAAACACAGCAAAAGCAGGGAACGAGCTTCGTGATCCTGTGTCCAGCTAAGCCATCATCTCTGCTGTGA